The Cupriavidus basilensis genome segment AGCAGCTTTTTGTCGACAAGAACATGTCACAGGCGTTCAGCGATCTGCGAAACATCTATTCGAAGGGCCAGCAGACGGCCTACTCGCTCGCGTCGGTGAATCAGCAGTTTAAGAGCAACCACCCCGGATACGGCGGGGCGGTGGACTTCTCCTCGGCCTATAGGAACTGGTCGGATTCATCGCTGTCGGCAGCAAAGAACGCGATCAAGTTGGTCACCGCCCACTCGGAGAACTTCGCCACCGAAGAGGGGATGATGAACGAACTGGCCTTTAAGTCGCAGACGGCTGCAGGTCAACTGCAAGCCGCACAGGCCGGCGCGGCGATCAGTCTGCAGATGGTGGGGCAGATGCAGAAACTCCGCCAGGTGGCGCTCGCGCAGGTGCAGAGCCAGAACGAGTTCGCTGCGGCAGCGCAAAGCGAGAAGGACGCGCAACAGTTGGGCGTGGAGAAAGCGTTTGGCGGTGTTGCATCCAAGTCCGT includes the following:
- the trbJ gene encoding P-type conjugative transfer protein TrbJ; this translates as MKNLKIMCAAAVLLLSSVTSNVAQAGAVVGATEPTQILNNLQLVLAYAEQAQTSANTMNQYAAMLKNLERMTPSSLLDSAAQQLFVDKNMSQAFSDLRNIYSKGQQTAYSLASVNQQFKSNHPGYGGAVDFSSAYRNWSDSSLSAAKNAIKLVTAHSENFATEEGMMNELAFKSQTAAGQLQAAQAGAAISLQMVGQMQKLRQVALAQVQSQNEFAAAAQSEKDAQQLGVEKAFGGVASKSVKGQAN